From a single Micrococcales bacterium genomic region:
- a CDS encoding dTMP kinase yields MRGLFVAFEGVDRSGKTTQLRLLAERLGEHHEVVVTREPGGTPVAEAIRVLLLADDVDMSARCEALLFAAARADHVERTIRPALERGAVVLSDRFVDSSLAYQGVARGLGIDEVERVNLWATDGLIPDLTIMLDLPVGTSQQRDGEVDRMENEGELFQARVRRGLLDLAAREGHRYSVIDASGSVEDVADRVWASLPEEFR; encoded by the coding sequence GTGAGGGGTTTGTTCGTCGCGTTCGAGGGTGTGGACCGGTCAGGCAAGACGACCCAACTGCGCCTGCTGGCCGAACGGCTCGGTGAGCACCACGAAGTGGTTGTCACGCGCGAACCGGGCGGAACCCCCGTGGCCGAGGCGATCCGGGTGCTCCTGCTCGCCGATGATGTCGACATGTCGGCACGCTGCGAAGCGCTGTTGTTCGCCGCTGCCCGCGCAGACCACGTGGAGCGGACGATCCGCCCTGCGCTGGAACGCGGGGCCGTCGTGCTTTCCGACCGGTTCGTGGACTCCTCGCTGGCCTACCAGGGTGTGGCGCGCGGCTTGGGGATCGACGAGGTGGAGCGTGTGAACCTGTGGGCGACTGACGGCCTCATCCCGGACCTGACCATCATGCTGGACCTGCCGGTGGGGACGTCCCAGCAGCGCGACGGTGAGGTGGACCGCATGGAGAACGAGGGGGAGTTGTTCCAGGCCCGGGTCCGCCGCGGCCTGCTCGACCTCGCCGCCCGCGAGGGGCACCGCTACTCGGTCATCGACGCCTCCGGGTCGGTGGAGGACGTCGCGGACCGGGTGTGGGCCTCGCTGCCCGAGGAGTTCCGATGA
- a CDS encoding DNA polymerase III subunit delta', giving the protein MSVFETLVGQDHVVEVLQVAAQDAAVEPAGPTMTHAWLFIGPPGSGRSNAAIAFGAALVCPQGGCGVCQDCRAVLAGNHPDVRVVRPEGLSYKTEEARALVGRADMAPTRARWHVIVLEDADRLTESANNVLLKSIEEPASRTVWLLCAPSVEDLLPTVRSRCQVIGLRTPATRAVAAFLERQGVDAGTAAFAARASMGHIGRARALATIESVRNRRHDVLVMMRDLSDLASCMAAAGNIVEAAKADAEALLADREETERADMMLALGSGAEGKGIKRVTKAALKDLEDRQAARRNRSVRDELDRVLVDLLAWFRDVLALQEEAPVELVNEEMRADLARMADESSTSDTLLRFTAIRDARQALAMNVAPQLAMEAMVVKLRAPRLAGR; this is encoded by the coding sequence ATGAGCGTGTTCGAGACCCTGGTCGGGCAGGACCATGTGGTCGAGGTGCTTCAGGTGGCCGCCCAGGACGCCGCGGTCGAACCGGCGGGTCCCACGATGACCCACGCCTGGCTGTTCATCGGGCCGCCGGGCTCGGGCCGGTCCAATGCCGCCATCGCCTTCGGTGCCGCACTGGTGTGCCCGCAGGGGGGGTGCGGGGTGTGCCAGGACTGCCGGGCCGTCCTGGCCGGCAACCACCCGGACGTCCGTGTGGTCCGCCCAGAGGGCCTGTCCTACAAGACCGAGGAGGCCCGCGCACTCGTCGGCCGCGCTGACATGGCCCCGACCCGCGCCCGCTGGCACGTGATCGTCCTGGAGGACGCAGACCGCCTCACCGAGTCGGCTAACAACGTGCTGCTCAAGAGCATCGAGGAACCAGCCAGTCGCACGGTCTGGCTGCTGTGCGCGCCCTCGGTGGAGGACCTCCTGCCGACGGTCCGGTCCCGCTGTCAGGTGATCGGTCTGCGGACACCCGCGACGCGCGCCGTCGCGGCGTTCCTCGAGCGGCAGGGGGTCGACGCCGGAACCGCCGCGTTCGCCGCCCGCGCTTCCATGGGCCACATCGGCCGGGCGCGGGCGCTGGCCACCATCGAGTCGGTCCGCAACCGGCGCCACGACGTGCTCGTGATGATGCGCGACTTGTCCGACCTCGCAAGCTGCATGGCCGCGGCGGGCAACATCGTCGAAGCCGCGAAGGCAGACGCCGAGGCGCTGCTGGCCGACCGCGAGGAGACCGAACGCGCCGACATGATGCTCGCGCTGGGCTCCGGCGCGGAGGGCAAGGGGATCAAGCGCGTGACCAAAGCCGCGCTGAAGGACCTCGAGGACCGTCAGGCCGCCCGGCGCAATCGCAGCGTGCGCGACGAACTCGACCGTGTGCTCGTCGACCTGCTGGCGTGGTTCCGCGACGTGCTCGCGTTGCAGGAGGAGGCGCCCGTCGAGTTGGTCAACGAGGAGATGCGCGCGGACCTGGCGAGGATGGCCGATGAGAGTTCGACCAGCGACACCCTCCTGCGGTTCACCGCCATTCGCGACGCCCGGCAGGCGCTGGCCATGAACGTCGCGCCGCAACTGGCCATGGAGGCGATGGTGGTGAAACTCCGGGCGCCGCGGCTGGCGGGCCGCTGA
- a CDS encoding SMP-30/gluconolactonase/LRE family protein, which produces MSKPAIAPTTWQPAGAASKPPATNLPALHILPVPGVGPEDALFVGDAIVTGLEDGRIISVSLDGWRIEVLADTGGRPLGIEAHPDGLLVCDAEKGLLLLNAGVLTTLVAKGEHGLRVCNNAAVAGDGTIYFTDSSQRFDLEHWTADIIEHSGTGRLLRRTPDGTVDVLADGLQFANGVALSSEFVAVAQTGAYCVDRVWLDSGRHEPWITNLPAFPDNIAAGDDGLVWVTMASARKPALDKTAGRPWLRKVIWALPEALHPKPDKLVWVRAYDTDGRVVYEFFGEHEQFYMCTGVRARDGKVAMGSLNTTALAWFGGQARWLTFTAPRPNQLPEPQIPRRLGAFTPTSRTVDTWPREASRTNPR; this is translated from the coding sequence ATGAGCAAACCCGCCATCGCCCCCACCACGTGGCAGCCAGCCGGTGCGGCGAGCAAGCCGCCAGCCACCAACCTGCCCGCTTTGCACATCCTTCCGGTGCCCGGCGTCGGCCCCGAGGACGCGCTGTTCGTCGGGGACGCGATCGTCACCGGGCTGGAGGACGGCCGGATCATCTCGGTGAGCCTCGACGGCTGGCGGATCGAGGTGCTCGCCGACACCGGTGGCCGGCCGCTTGGCATCGAAGCGCACCCCGACGGCCTGCTCGTCTGCGACGCCGAGAAGGGCCTGCTCCTGCTCAACGCCGGTGTCCTCACCACGCTGGTCGCCAAGGGTGAGCACGGCTTGCGGGTGTGCAACAACGCCGCGGTCGCCGGCGACGGCACGATCTACTTCACCGACTCCAGCCAACGATTCGACCTCGAGCACTGGACCGCGGACATCATCGAGCACTCAGGCACCGGCCGGCTGCTGCGCCGCACGCCCGACGGGACCGTGGACGTCCTGGCCGACGGCCTGCAGTTCGCCAACGGCGTGGCGCTGTCGAGCGAGTTCGTGGCGGTGGCCCAGACCGGGGCGTACTGCGTGGACCGGGTGTGGCTCGACAGCGGCCGGCACGAGCCGTGGATCACGAACCTGCCCGCCTTCCCGGACAACATCGCCGCGGGCGATGACGGGCTGGTGTGGGTGACGATGGCCAGCGCCCGCAAGCCTGCGCTGGACAAGACCGCGGGCAGGCCCTGGCTGCGCAAGGTGATCTGGGCGCTGCCCGAGGCCCTGCACCCGAAGCCGGACAAGCTGGTCTGGGTGCGGGCCTACGACACCGACGGCCGCGTGGTCTACGAGTTCTTCGGCGAGCACGAGCAGTTCTACATGTGCACCGGGGTGCGCGCCCGCGACGGCAAGGTGGCCATGGGGAGTCTGAACACCACCGCGCTGGCCTGGTTCGGCGGCCAGGCGCGTTGGTTGACGTTCACCGCGCCGCGCCCCAACCAACTGCCCGAGCCCCAGATCCCGCGACGACTTGGCGCGTTCACCCCGACGTCACGTACCGTAGACACATGGCCAAGGGAAGCAAGCAGAACGAACCCTCGCTGA